The Phosphitispora fastidiosa DNA segment TTGAGGATTCCCTGAAACGCATCGGGAGGATTACCGGTGTGGAGGTCAGACCGGTAATCGGGATGGAAAACCCGTGGGGTTACCGCAATAAGGCACAGTTCCAGGTTGATATGATTGACGGTAAAATAAAGCTGGGCTTCTTTGAAGAAGGCACCCATGTTCTGGTCCCGACAACAGACTGCCATTTGCTTGACGAGCAGGTACGGGGAATTGCTGCAGTTACCGAAGGGCTGCTGAATAAATTCAAACTGTCCGTTTATAGCTTGGAAACCGGTAAGGGACTGCTGCGCCATGTGATTATCAGGAAAGGGTGGTTTACCTCAAAGGTTATGGTGGTTCTGGTGACCTCGGGTGAGAAGTTTCCGGAGGCTTTTACAATTGCCAGGGAGCTGCGGGCAAAAGTCCCGGTTGTAGTCTCGGTTGTCCGCAATATTAATCAAAACCCGGCTCGTCAGGTGTTTGGCCGGGAAACACAGCTCCTGTCAGGGCAGGCAACCATCACAGATCATATCGGGAAATATGTTTTCGCTATCTCCCCGGAGTCATTTTTTCAGGTGAATTCCCAGCAGATAGAGATTTTGTATGCAAAAGCTCTTGAATATGCGGCTTTGACTGGAGAGGAAACAGTCCTGGATGTATACTGTGGAATTGGGACGATTTCACTGTTTTTGGCGGAAAGGGCCGGCCGGGTGATTGGCTATGAGGAGTCTGTACAAGCTGTGCATGATGCCGGGGCCAATGCCAGGATAAACAAGGTGACAAATGTGGAATTCGTCTCCGGCAGGGCTGAGGAACGCCTGCCCAGGCTGGCTGAGCAGGGTTTCAGGCCAGATGTGATTGTAGTTGACCCGCCAAGGCAGGGTATTGATAAAAAGGCTCTACAGGCAATAGCTGATATGCAGCCGAAAAGGATGGTGTATATCTCCTGTGACCCCGGCACATTAGCCAGGGACCTGCAGTTT contains these protein-coding regions:
- the rlmD gene encoding 23S rRNA (uracil(1939)-C(5))-methyltransferase RlmD, encoding MSREMVVNPGDQIELRIDSVNHQGEGVGRYRGLAVFVPFTVPGEEILAKINSVKKNFAQGEIVQVLSLSEKRIEPRCPVFETCGGSKFQHMDYGLQLELKKQLVEDSLKRIGRITGVEVRPVIGMENPWGYRNKAQFQVDMIDGKIKLGFFEEGTHVLVPTTDCHLLDEQVRGIAAVTEGLLNKFKLSVYSLETGKGLLRHVIIRKGWFTSKVMVVLVTSGEKFPEAFTIARELRAKVPVVVSVVRNINQNPARQVFGRETQLLSGQATITDHIGKYVFAISPESFFQVNSQQIEILYAKALEYAALTGEETVLDVYCGIGTISLFLAERAGRVIGYEESVQAVHDAGANARINKVTNVEFVSGRAEERLPRLAEQGFRPDVIVVDPPRQGIDKKALQAIADMQPKRMVYISCDPGTLARDLQFLSHRGYRAVEVQPVDMFPQTSHVESIVLMTNSGLKGK